TGGAGtctaagaaaaaaaagaattttttttttttttttgaaatttgtggtcttaaaagcttgatggataaaagctttgtggggacatgacatttgtgtgattataaaaacttctcattagaagtaaaatgggtaaaatgaagaatttaaagttaaattatttttaaatttaaaaatttgttatttattttggaacagactaaaaaagaAACCAGAAGAGAGAAAATGTTTTTTAGGAGGAATAAAAGTGAGAAAGTGTCAAACTAATCGGAACAAAAAGACTAATTTGAGTCGTCAGAAGGAAACAGTCCAAATGGATGATTCTAAACAGAGTCCGCGTGTCAACCTAATGCAAAATCATATATACTTAGTTCTGTTTCGGTTTATGTGATAGTAATTTAACGGGATAAGAAGTTTAAGTATGTTATGTCCAGGTAGAGTAGGATTCACATCATGCCTCTCCTATTTGtaagaagaaaattttaaaatttataattttaaatgtgatataatatttatatttgtgtgattataatatatttttaaaacttataCTCTTAAATATACCATTACATATAATAAAGATTTCATTTCTTTTGAAACAAACTAATAAAAGATAGTGTCAAATAAGATAGAACATACGAAATAGCTTTCGCAGATAGCCCCAGAACAAAAATATGTTATAAACTGATTAGTTTATTTGGCCAAGCGTTTTTTTTGCTaaattgttttttttgttttgtttttaataaCTTTAAGGTGTCCGGacaagcttttagaaggaaaaaaaaatgtttgtttTCTGAGTTGAAGcaaaaataatttttgagaaacagaaaaaatagtttctctccaaaagtactttttcaaGAAGCActtgtgaaaaaaatatatttaaaatcacTTTTTAACAACTTGGCCAAATACTAATTAttgctcaaaaatatttttcaaattaattagccaaacataaattatttctcaccaaaagtattttttttttaaagttactttttaaaataagttaattttagaagtttggctaaagatataatatttaaaattaacgTCATTCGGGGAGGGAAGGCTACTACACCCCTAGCTTGTCTATTATCAATAATATTCCCCATTTTTATATGTGCTGCGTAATCAATTACGCACATATATACCTTGGAACGCACAAGAGACTCAACGTATAATTAATTAAACAGTCTCAATAATAAAATGTATAAAATACACCAAGCCAAACAGCTCACACCTAGATGAGCAATACAATAATCTATTTAATTACACTGTTATATACTATAAATATATTATCACCATATAGTATATACTTACAGAACCATCAAAGAGAGAGAGATCTATAGTTATTAATGGAGGGCAAGAAAAACACCATTAGTATACTCATGTTACCATGGTTAGCCCATGGTCACATAAGTCCATTTTTAGAGCTAGCCAAAAGACTTACAAAGAGGAATTTCCACATTTACATGTGTTCTTCTCCTGTAAATCTAAACTCTATCAAGAAAAGTGTGACAGAAAAATATTCTAAATCAATTGAATTAGTTGAGCTTCATCTTCCATCTTTACCAAATCTTCCTCCTTATTACCACACTACAAATGGCCTCCCACCCCATCTTATGAACACCCTTAAAACAGCTTTTGAAAGGTCAAGTccaaatttttccaaaatattgCAAACTTTAAATCCTGATTTGGTCATTTATGACTTTATCCAGCCGTGGGCTGCTACGTTCGCGTCTTCTATGAACATTCCTGCTGTGCAATTCCTCACTTTTAGCGCTGCTGTCCTTGCTTTTGCCTTTCACATGTTTGAAAAGCGGGGGGAAGACTTCCCATTTCCTGAAATTTACCTGCGTAAATACGAGATGgttcagatgaagaaaattatggaAGAATCAAAAGATGATAAGTCCCCATTCGACGAGGCACTTAGGAAATCTCGCGACTTTATTTTAGTGAAAACTTGCAAAGAGTTTGAAGGGAAATATATggattatttttcaagtttggtTTCTAAGAAAATAGTCCCGGTTGGTTCACTCGTTCAAGATTCTGTCAACGAAGATAATAATGATGAAATCACACAATGGCttgacaagaaagaaaaaagttcaaCTGTGTTTGTTTCATTTGGGAGTGAGTATTTTTTATCCAAAGAAGAAATACATGAAGTAGCTCAAGGACTAGAGCTTAGTAAAGTGAACTTTATTTGGGTCATTAGGGTTCCACAAGGTGTAAAAAATAGTACTATTCAAGATGCATTACCAAAAGAATTTCTTGAAAAGGTAGAAGATAGAGGAATGGTTTTGGAAAAATGGGCTCCACAAGCAACAATTCTTAAACATAAAAGTATTGGCGGTTTTGTGAGTCATTGTGGATGGAGTTCTTTTATGGAAAGTGTGAAATTTGGTGTGCCTATAATTGCAATGCCAATGCATATTGACCAACCAATGAATGCTAAGCTTGTGGAATATGTTGGGATAGGACTTGAAGCAGTGAGAGATGATGATAATGGGAAGTTACAAAGTAAAGAGATTGCAAAGGTGATAAGGAAAGTGGTAGTAGAGGGAAGTGGGGAGGATGTGAGGAAAAAAGTTAGAGAATTGAGTGAGAAAATGAATGCAAAAGGTGATGAAGAGATAGATGGAGTGGTGGAAGAGCTTGTTGCACTGTGTAACAATAAATAATTAGCAATAAGATTATAGTCATATTCACATCCTTTGGCGCAGCATTTAAACCAGGGCATCATTTTATTTTACAAAGCATTTTTATGCTATTATTGTAATTTAATTGTTGTAATAGTTTATTTATCAAATTTGTCAGAGGTAGCTAGTAACTTTTTCTCCCTACAATTAACTTTCATATTTCGCATGATATAATTACCAACTTGACATAAAACTTTTATATTGTGATTATATATAACTAGcaattgtaacgatccgatcggtcattTTAAAAATTAGCGATccgttcagtggcttaaggtctcgagcagctccGTATAATATGTTATGACGTGCGTGCGTAGTCGAGTTCAAATTTTgaatgattcgggattgatttggaagaaggattcgtgttttagaagcttaagtggtaagagttgtcggaatttaacttttgtgtagacgaccccgaaatggtattttgatggttccaatagtttcgtacggtgattttggacttaggtgtgcgtccggattcggatttggaggttcgtaaggtaatttgaagcattttggcaaaaatttaaaaattaaagtttTGAAAAGTTAAGAGGTttgatcaagagttgactttggtgatatcggggtcggattttgattccaagggttggattagctctgttatgtcatttggaacttgcatgcaaaattcgGCGTCATTCCTGATTGACTTGATATGTTTCggtacgagttttagaagttagaagatTTGGAAATTTATAGGTTTGATTCGAGGtgagattcgtagtttcgacgttgtttgatattatttgaggtctcgagtaggtccgtgttatgttataggacttgttggtagactcggacggggtcccgaggggctcgggtgagtttcggacaagCTTCAGAccatttctttatgttttgaagtGTTGGTTCTGTCATGTGGTTTCTCTTCATCGCGTTCATGTCAGAGGAGCCGCGTTCGAGTAGTGTAATTTGGAGGCACGTTGAAaatgttcttcgcgttcgcagctaAGGGTTCACGATCACGGAAGTAGGAGTTctgcttcatcgcgttcgcattcgTTGTTTCGTGATCGCGTAGTAGGCGACCAGGCTGGGGAAGGCCATGGGtgttagccttcgcgttcgcggagtgCCATCATGTTCGCGTAGCTTTAGATCCTTAGTTCACTGCGTTCGCACCTCTCCATTCGCGTTCACGTAGCACAATCTTTGGCAAATgataatttttcttcttcgcgatcacatACATatattcgcgatcgcgattcTTGTTACTTGGGCAACAGAATATAATTTTCAAAATCGatggtttggccatttttatcatatcttgacttgtagagctcggttttgagcgattcttcaTAGATTTTTCAAACAAAtccttggggtaagtgttcttcacttagaatttattatattccatgattctatctttatttttatctaataatTAGTGTTATGTGTTGAGAAAActaggaatttttgaagaaatctttcaaaatgtaaaatgatgatttgaagaatgaattgatgtcggaaattgataatttttgtatggttgaactcgtattggaataggtgttcaagttttgtaaattttattggaCTCCGAGGTGCCGGCCcatggtttgacttttgggttgactttttaattttaattagaAATCGAAGccttattatccggaattattttctatAAGTTTTAGGTatgaattgaagttattttggttagatttgagccgtccggaggttgtttcacgcgagaaggtcattttagagtataaggcttctttgaggtaagtatctcgTCTAACTTTGTGGGTCTTTGtgggggggaactaccccttaggattcgagtcttttgtgctaattgtgtcatgtgaaggccgagTACGCGAGGTGACTAGTACGTgcccggacttatttgtggaattTGACCGTCTAttgctcttaggttcttatgtccattaaatataaagttgttttgtcatgttaaatttCTCATTTACTAAATTCATCTTTACATGTCTTAATtgaaattaattgcttcatgtcctacccttattgccgattaaactcttatgtaccttaactgaagttgttgcctcttttattatcatgctatcctttccgtaattacttaaccttaattgaagtcattattatatcttctgtaattgcttagccttaatggaagtttgttacccctttcattgttgacgtattcttatcaggggtcattgattcatgctatctctcttGCTGTCAAATTGCACTTTTGTGGAATCCTTGTTACACATTACGTCACCCTTGTTAAACTATTCTTGTTGATACTATTATTTCCCTGTTGTGTCTTTCTGTGTGAGTtcgttcttccgtttctttgtgttctgaagttcttgtgttgatttacttcccgtattctcgtgttattgtcattgttgttgttatattcaGTGTTGTTGAGTCGAGGACAACAcgtggttgtgatattgaaactgttttgTGGAAATGTTGTGAAAGTCAATTATTCTGAGTTGTTATTTTCTTGGCATATGTGTTTTTGTGAGAAAATTATcatgtgtttgcacgaggtttctgctgtgcggttgttattaatacacatgcagtggtataaggtctgggtgttgaaacacatgaGGTGAGATGAGGTGGGCTTGAAATGTGTGGCTAGTatgggaactactagaagccatgcggtgtgataaggtgggctaaaacgcgagatgctatttcggaaaataattttcaaagaTTAAATATAAAGGTTTGCGTAGTGATATAAGgaatattgtgatttatttacgatttgagactacgaggcggtacctcaggagtgctCTTGTTATTATTTCCCCCAttctgtgcacttgtctttgattgttgttttccttagcatactattaattatttttctcagTGTTGCACTATTTGCTCAGCTAAGTGTAGCTAATATTGTTGTGCTGCTCGCAGCTTCAAACTTCGTTGCTGCTTATGTTACACCATACATTTCATGGTGATCGTTGATTATATGTCATTCATTGACTctactcttatttgttgactGGAATTATGGTAGagtacttgcacaagcatacacgtagttaaatcacccatatcgattTTAAAAGGTGAATCCAGATGATATTAACCATTATACGTACTCTTGTCttcttgccttctatgtgaggattgttctattggcacgtgagtcgtccgtgcggttatgagttgtaacgtgggcacaagatgccaagtgattagggttcatgaattgggacccatgagctgtgattatgaggttcggtacctagTGGAAATGCTTGAATAGATTTGGTGTGAAAGCGGTTATTCTCATTGAAATGTTGATGGCTTTCCCTTTATTTGATTTTCTGTGGAGACTCAAGATAAACATGTAGTCGTGTTCGCaggtctcggagtcaccttctgatatttttATTATACTATTTAATTCCATCTGTGTATTCAGGGATTTTCTAGCAaattcagtagagcttatgacttgtactaccagttttgggaattataaTTTGTGTAAGATTTTTAtcttgtatttttcatttgatggttgaattcttctaattatttagtaagtgttaggcttgcCTAGTCCTAGGggctaggtgtcgtcacgacatcctacagagggaaattggggccgtgataagttggtatcagagctctaggttcataagtgctACGaatcataagcgagtttagtagagtcttgcagatcggtacagagacgtatatacttatcttcgagaggctacagaactattaggacaatttcacttctttcattgcTATCGTTCAAGTTTATTGATCTTGGAGTTTGAactttgtcattctattctctcacaaatggtgaggacacgagttgCAGTTACCGACAACACTACCCCTAGAGCCGGCGTTACTAGGGGCCAGGGCAGAGGCCACGTGCTACAGGTAGAGCACCCATCAGAGTAGccgttgaggagccgccagtagctcctgTTGGAGTACAGGTACCGGAGGTGCCTGTGGTTACCCCAGGGCTCCAAAAGACTTTAGCACgtttcctgagcatgtttggtacattagctCAGGCGGAAAGTTGAtttcggttgcaccagctacttcacagatcgggggagGAACTTAGATTTCCTTCGCACGTACTCCAGAGAAGCGAGtccacgttggtcaggttccatgTGTCATACTGACACAGCTTGTTTTCCCAGTTCAACCCGTTGTTAGGGCATCATCATATGAGAAAGAACAGGTTATACTTGCGAAGTTCAAGAAGTATTACCCTCCTACTTTcggcggtttagcttcagaggatgtgCATGGGTTCCTAGGGGAGTGCTACCGTATTCACCGCACTATAGGTATTGTGGAGGTAAGTGGAGTTGCTTTTTACTACGGTCCCACTTAAGGTAGCAGCATATTAGTGGTGGCGAGCGTATTAGTTGGGTAGTCCgaccgatgcagcttcacttccatgggttcagttttcagaggtgatcttgagagagtttgttcaccagacccttcgggatgcatggcgcgtggAGTTGAGCAGCCGTGCTAGGggactatgtcagtgtcagagtatgctgttagattcagtgatttatCCAGACATGTGCCTATTTTAttttctacagttagagagcgagtccgcaggTTCATTGTGGGACTCAGTCATGATATTCGGTTCAACAAGGCTCAGGAGTTAGAGTCTgatgtttcatttcagcagatGGTAGAGATCGCTCGTCAATTAGATTGCATGCAGAATTAGGAGAGAGAGGgaagggaggctaagaggcctcgtagaCCAGAGAGACCAACTAGTTCCTATTTTGGAGGTAGGGTATaacatggtagaggtttttgTGGGTCATCCAGTTCAGTGTGCACTTCAGGTTCCGCACGGTGTTTCAGGTACCCATAGGTCTCAGGTTACCCATACCGGATAGTTTCCATAGCCACGTAAGCGGAAAGGTTGCTTTGAGTGAGGAAATACCAGCCACATGGTGGGAGATTGTTCCCGACTCCAAACACATATGTCATAGCGGGGTATTCAGGCTGTGAGTCCTACTCCAATTGCTAATATCGCTGCACCGTCAGCTTGGGGTACAagtcaggcgagtagagggtgcCCAAGAGAGGGAGGCCTGGCCCGTTGATGTGTTTTCTCCAGTAGGGCTGAGGCCGCTGCACTAGATGATGTCGTACAGTTATGGttttgatttgttatagaggagcatcattcgTATCTTGTTCTGGTTCTGCTTATCAGGGTGAGTCCTTCTATTTTACTTCACTTATGGGTAAGTTTCGTGATCTTAtactctacttatgtgtttacccctgtcgggagattctatagtggtagcccatgtctatcgtgttgttttaattcattattgaGAGCTATGGGACTAGAAGTGAATTTTTGTGACTCACTATGgtagttttgatgtgatttttggatGGTTAGTTACGATTTGTGGTTTAGATATTCTACTGGCGTAGGAGTTCAGTTTGTGTTGTTATTTGGTTGGCagaattgaattagtggaaggtttcggttggcatgatgtgtattctacttgtggttcagagttgagggtgagaccctagCGCTGTCATGTGTTTCAATATGTTTGAACCGTGCTACGGGCCGCGatgaagttatatcaggatgagatccttgcgATTTGTTCATATATTTTGATTCTCCCTTTTTTGTAACTGGTTCATAGTGTGgtactaatagggagttatgcctattgggcttgtttgatagttctcttttgtgtttctccttacatactcagtcatattcgtgttgtgcttattgagttttagcttgcgaggtGTGTGCCCCGGTGGCGTTAGATGTGACTTATTGATTCAGATAAATAGTTATGGGGTCTTAAtatttcttgcatcgttgtcagtgttgtggaggtcTTAAATAgggttctaacggatatgaggctaattgccggtgctggatttgattacgggcagctattgtgatcaaagatgttgttatgggcatatgtgtgatgtgttgcgttgtgtggttgtaccttgtgggtgtaggcataagtGGTTGCAGCTGGTTAAGGCTGATATCGGGTGTGGATGTAGGGGTCTGGTCTTTTGGAGATGATCAGATGGTGAGAATCtcggttctaaggcttattggtatTGGTGGAAGGAATAAATTTTAGTTAGGATGGTGTCATCGGGCCTATGTGGAtgagggtgacatgggatcacccacgggtgtaTGCATGGTAAGTTCACCTAGTGATTTGATGACGTCAGAATGGTTCTTGTCACGTTCGAGGACagacgtttgtttaagagggggagaatataaggacctgatcggtcattttgagaattagcgctCCGTTTAGTGGCTTACGGTTTCGAGCAGCTCCGTATAATATGTTATGATGTGCGTGCGTAGTCGAATTTGGATGAtttaggattgatttggaagaaggattcgtgttttagaagcttaagcggtaagagttggacggaatttgacttttgtgtagacaaccccaaaatggcattttgatggtttcaatagtttcgtacggtgattttggacttaggcgtgtgtccggattcgaatttggaggtccgtaaggtaatttgaagcatttcgggaAACATTTGAAaattgaagttttggaaggttgagaggtttgaccgagagttgactttggtgatatcagggtcggatttcgatttagAGGGTTGTATtatctccgttatgtcatttggaacttgcatgcaaaatttggcgtcattccggattgatttgatatgtttcggaactagttttagaagttagaagatATGGAAATTTGTAAGTTGGATTCGAGgagcgattcgtagtttcgacattgtttgatgtgatttgaggcctcgaggaggtccgtgttatgttataggacttgttggtaggttcggacggggtcccaaggggctcgggtgagtttcggacgagctTTAGACCATTTCCTCGTGTTTTGAAGTGCTGGTTCTGTCATCTGGTTtctcttcatcgcattcgcgtcaGAGGAGCCACGTTCGCGTAGTATAATTTGGAGGCAGTTAGAAaatgttcttcgcgttcgcagttaAGGGTTCATGATCACGGAAGTGGGAGTTCTGCTTCATCGCATTCGCATTCGTTGTTTCGCGATGGCGTAGTGAGCGACCAAGCTAGGGAAGGCCATGGGtgttagccttcgcgttcgcgtagctttAGATCCTTAGTGCACCGCGTTCGCACCTCTCCATTCATGTTCGTGTAGCACAATCTTTGGCAGatgatatttttcttctttgcgatCGTGATTCATGTTACCTGGGCAGCAAAATATAattttcaaaatcgagggtttggctatttttatcatatcttgactggtagagctcagttttgagcgattcttCGTGGGTTTTTCAAACAAATccttggagtaagtgttcttcacccggAATTTATTATAATTcagaattctatttttatttttatcttataattagtgttttgagttgaagaaaatgggaatttttgaaaaatctttcaaaatataaaatgatgatttgacgGAAAAATTGATgtcggaaattgataattttggcatggttgaactcgtatcggaatgggttttcaagttttgtaaattttatcgggttccaaggtgcgggccctgggtttgacttttgggttgactttttagttttaattaataatcgaaaccttattatccggaattattttctaggagttttatttatgaagttattttggttagatatgagccgtccggaggttgtttcatgcgagaaggtcattttagagtatcgatctagcttctttgaggtaagtatcttgcctaactttgtgtgggagaactaccccttaggattcgagTCTTTTGTGCTAATTGCGTCATGTGAAGGCCGAGTACGTGAGGTAACGAGCACGTgcccggacttatttgtggaaatttgactgtctagtgctcttaggttcttatgttcattaaatatgaagttgttttgtcatgttaaattccTCATTTACTAAATTCATCTTTACATGTCTTAATtgaaattaattgcttcatgttctacccttattgccgattaaactcttatgtgccttaactgaaattgttgcCCTTTTTA
The sequence above is drawn from the Nicotiana tabacum cultivar K326 chromosome 13, ASM71507v2, whole genome shotgun sequence genome and encodes:
- the LOC107820494 gene encoding UDP-glucosyltransferase 29-like, encoding MEGKKNTISILMLPWLAHGHISPFLELAKRLTKRNFHIYMCSSPVNLNSIKKSVTEKYSKSIELVELHLPSLPNLPPYYHTTNGLPPHLMNTLKTAFERSSPNFSKILQTLNPDLVIYDFIQPWAATFASSMNIPAVQFLTFSAAVLAFAFHMFEKRGEDFPFPEIYLRKYEMVQMKKIMEESKDDKSPFDEALRKSRDFILVKTCKEFEGKYMDYFSSLVSKKIVPVGSLVQDSVNEDNNDEITQWLDKKEKSSTVFVSFGSEYFLSKEEIHEVAQGLELSKVNFIWVIRVPQGVKNSTIQDALPKEFLEKVEDRGMVLEKWAPQATILKHKSIGGFVSHCGWSSFMESVKFGVPIIAMPMHIDQPMNAKLVEYVGIGLEAVRDDDNGKLQSKEIAKVIRKVVVEGSGEDVRKKVRELSEKMNAKGDEEIDGVVEELVALCNNK